From a single Nymphaea colorata isolate Beijing-Zhang1983 chromosome 4, ASM883128v2, whole genome shotgun sequence genomic region:
- the LOC116253172 gene encoding pentatricopeptide repeat-containing protein At2g13600-like has product MEEAHNILAQMPESNVVSRNALIAGYVQNDQGIEAIDVFRQMQAAELKATKFTFSSVLVARDAFLGITLFGMYARCQTSEDACLLFRELNRQSTVSWTAIICGLIQDGLNQKALDFFLEMRSINVEPDHATFASILKACVNLAAPEDGKKLHSLIIRTGFVFNTHTSSALIDMYVKCGDIVSATAVFNTIDNHDIISWNAMITGFAKNGNAECAINLFKECILSLVHGNELIAAHIAKKLMDVEHQSSYPYVLLSNLHASSGNWEEVSTMRKIMKEKHVNKFPGCSWIIIGDRTNPFVAGDKCHPESVEIYELLNSLSARIKEEDLVSNYE; this is encoded by the exons ATGGAAGAAGCACATAATATTCTTGCTCAGATGCCAGAGTCGAATGTAGTGTCAAGGAATGCACTGATTGCAGGTTATGTGCAGAATGATCAAGGAATAGAAGCAATAGATGTTTTTCGACAGATGCAAGCAGCAGAATTGAAGGCAACAAAATTCACATTTTCCAGTGTTTTAGTTGCACGCGATG CATTTTTGGGTATTACACTTTTCGGCATGTATGCAAGATGCCAAACCAGCGAAGATGCGTGCCTTTTATTTAGGGAGCTGAATCGTCAGAGCACAGTTTCATGGACAGCTATTATTTGTGGCCTCATACAGGACGGTTTAAATCAAAAGGCTCTTGACTTTTTCCTGGAAATGCGAAGTATTAATGTGGAACCAGATCATGCTACTTTTGCTAGCATTCTTAAAGCATGTGTCAACTTAGCAGCACCAGAAGATGGCAAAAAATTGCACAGTCTAATCATTCGCACCGGTTTTGTGTTCAACACCCATACAAGCAGTGCACTCATTGATATGTATGTGAAATGTGGTGATATAGTTAGTGCTACTGCTGTTTTCAACACAATCGATAATCATGACATTATCTCTTGGAATGCAATGATTACAGGTTTCGCAAAGAATGGGAATGCAGAATGTGCAATTAACCTCTTCAAAGAATGCATCTTGAGTCT AGTGCATGGTAATGAATTAATTGCTGCACATATAGCAAAGAAGCTTATGGATGTGGAACACCAGAGCTCATATCCATATGTACTTCTTAGTAATTTACATGCTTCCAGTGGAAATTGGGAGGAAGTGAGTACAATGaggaaaataatgaaagaaaagcaTGTCAACAAGTTTCCAGGATGTAGTTGGATTATTATTGGGGACAGGACAAACCCGTTTGTTGCTGGAGATAAATGTCACCCTGAATCAGTTGAAATTTATGAGTTGCTGAATTCATTAAGTGCCCGAATTAAAGAGGAGGACCTTGTCAGTAACTATGAATGA
- the LOC116253173 gene encoding pentatricopeptide repeat-containing protein At3g09040, mitochondrial-like yields MVVWNAMISGNAQNGHENAALRIFQEMRLSGVKPTRPTYGSVLSVCAHLIDPLLGQQIHSEVIKLGLDKNIYVGSALITVYSRCSVVEDAHEDFVAVDNRNIVLWNAVLGCYAQNTDPSKAVELFASLLSSSFQPDEVTYTSILNACACLSFTDLARQLHCAGNALIDMYGKLGNIEDARQQFDLMMLKDTITWNSMEGRYVQGNDVDEAIFLFCHMMWQGISPDEVSFACALIILASLDALEAGKQIHASATKSGFELNLYVGSAFVDM; encoded by the coding sequence ATGGTTGTATGGAATGCCATGATTTCTGGCAATGCTCAGAATGGGCATGAAAATGCAGCTCTTAGAATATTTCAAGAAATGAGGCTATCTGGAGTTAAGCCTACTCGACCAACCTATGGAAGCGTTTTAAGTGTTTGTGCTCATCTCATAGATCCGTTGCTTGGCCAACAAATTCATTCGGAAGTGATTAAACTTGGTCTAGATAAGAATATTTATGTTGGTAGTGCACTCATTACTGTTTATTCCAGGTGCTCCGTTGTTGAGGATGCTCATGAAGATTTTGTTGCAGTGGATAATAGAAATATTGTCCTCTGGAATGCAGTTCTTGGATGCTATGCACAAAATACCGATCCTTCAAAAGCTGTGGAACTCTTTGCTTCTTTGTTGAGTTCTAGTTTCCAGCCAGATGAGGTTACGTATACTAGTATTCTCAATGCTTGTGCATGTTTGTCCTTCACTGACTTGGCTAGGCAGTTGCACTGTGCAGGAAATGCACTTATTGACATGTATGGCAAATTAGGAAATATAGAGGATGCAAGACAGCAATTTGATCTTATGATGCTCAAAGATACTATTACGTGGAATTCGATGGAGGGTAGGTATGTCCAAGGCAATGATGTGGATGAGGCCATTTTTTTATTCTGCCATATGATGTGGCAGGGCATTAGCCCTGATGAAGTTTCCTTTGCCTGTGCCCTCATTATTCTTGCCAGTTTAGATGCGCTTGAAGCAGGCAAGCAAATTCATGCGTCTGCTACCAAGTCAGGATTTGAACTTAATTTATATGTAGGCAGTGCCTTTGTTGATATGTAA